The following are encoded together in the Candidatus Omnitrophota bacterium genome:
- a CDS encoding Crp/Fnr family transcriptional regulator, giving the protein MPSEYAKHNVHLKDVKLFQGLSPAVLASLKPLLQERSYQKGQILLMEANRCEQVFIVQSGRVKMFRTSAHGKEQILEVLEAGDSCVCNPGDPKWCCASTAQAMTDCKVWYFHRDQYTRLVRSNHELMIKLNHLFAERLNRFCSLIEGVSLDDPQRRLVKFILDMTASANGKPLDSQHFKLPYTHEEISQRIGVVRETVTRHLNNLKRLKLIDIQPHRIVVLDRAGLEKLLKS; this is encoded by the coding sequence ATGCCTTCCGAATATGCCAAACATAACGTGCATCTGAAGGATGTGAAATTGTTCCAGGGTTTATCTCCCGCAGTCCTGGCGTCCCTGAAACCGTTGCTGCAAGAGCGGAGCTATCAAAAGGGGCAAATTCTGCTCATGGAAGCCAACCGCTGTGAGCAGGTCTTTATTGTCCAGAGCGGCCGCGTCAAAATGTTCAGGACATCGGCCCATGGCAAGGAGCAGATCCTGGAGGTTCTCGAAGCGGGAGATTCCTGCGTCTGCAACCCCGGCGACCCCAAATGGTGTTGCGCGTCCACGGCCCAGGCCATGACAGACTGCAAAGTTTGGTATTTTCACCGGGACCAGTACACCCGGCTTGTCCGCAGTAATCACGAGCTCATGATCAAGTTGAATCACCTCTTTGCCGAGCGTCTTAACCGTTTTTGCTCCCTGATCGAGGGGGTCTCCCTGGATGACCCTCAGCGCCGGCTGGTGAAGTTCATCCTGGACATGACCGCCAGCGCCAACGGCAAACCCCTGGATTCCCAGCATTTTAAACTCCCTTATACGCATGAGGAAATATCCCAGAGGATCGGGGTTGTCCGAGAGACTGTGACCCGCCATTTGAATAACCTTAAACGTCTGAAACTTATAGACATACAACCTCACCGTATCGTTGTCCTGGACCGCGCCGGCTTGGAAAAGCTGTTAAAGTCCTGA